The Pseudomonas azadiae genome contains a region encoding:
- the fecE gene encoding Fe(3+) dicitrate ABC transporter ATP-binding protein FecE, translating to MSILHARQLDIGYGATRIVQGLSFAPPAGKVTALIGPNGCGKSTLLKAFARILKPTQGELTLDGQAYASLSARQLACQIAFLPQVLPVPEGVSVRQLVAYGRSPHNSLWGRLSGSDQSHVTQAMQRLELDNLAERALADLSGGQRQRAWLAMVLAQNAPIVLLDEPTTYLDISHQVELLDLMGELAAEGKTVITVLHDINQACRYADHLAVMHGGKLVADGAPAQVISAELMRQVFDVQVQVMQEPVAGTPMCLVEKSTRAH from the coding sequence ATGAGTATTCTCCACGCACGGCAGCTCGACATCGGCTACGGCGCCACGCGCATCGTGCAGGGCCTGTCGTTCGCGCCGCCGGCGGGCAAGGTCACCGCGTTGATCGGTCCCAATGGCTGCGGCAAGTCCACCTTGCTCAAGGCATTTGCGCGCATCCTCAAGCCGACCCAGGGCGAATTGACCTTGGATGGCCAGGCCTACGCCAGCCTGTCCGCGCGCCAACTGGCATGCCAGATCGCGTTTCTGCCCCAGGTGCTGCCGGTGCCGGAGGGCGTCAGTGTGCGTCAGTTGGTCGCCTATGGCCGCAGCCCGCATAACTCACTGTGGGGACGTTTGAGCGGCAGCGATCAATCCCACGTGACCCAGGCCATGCAACGCCTGGAACTGGACAACCTGGCCGAGCGCGCGCTGGCCGACCTGTCCGGCGGCCAGCGCCAGCGCGCCTGGTTGGCGATGGTGTTGGCGCAGAACGCGCCGATCGTGTTGCTCGATGAACCCACCACCTACCTCGACATCAGTCACCAGGTTGAACTGCTCGACCTCATGGGCGAACTGGCCGCTGAAGGCAAGACCGTGATCACCGTGCTCCACGATATCAACCAGGCTTGTCGCTACGCCGACCATCTGGCGGTGATGCACGGCGGCAAGCTGGTGGCCGATGGTGCGCCGGCGCAAGTCATTAGTGCCGAGTTGATGCGCCAGGTGTTCGATGTTCAGGTGCAAGTGATGCAGGAGCCGGTCGCCGGCACGCCGATGTGCCTGGTGGAAAAAAGCACCCGCGCTCACTGA